A DNA window from Flavisolibacter ginsenosidimutans contains the following coding sequences:
- the nhaA gene encoding Na+/H+ antiporter NhaA, with protein sequence MEWTKLFKEFFDSEKIGGVLLALCTALSLLLANSGWGETYVHFWHTKIDLSFAGLDLNYSVEQWINDGLMTVFFLLVGLEIERELYAGELSSFSNAILPVVAAIGGMVVPACIHLLFNAGTATQSGFGIPMATDIAFSLGVLAFAGNRVPYSLKIFLTALAIIDDIGAILVIALFYNAGVHWTYLLIAAGILVFLFLLSRLRINYLAFYLLPGLVLWYCMMKSGIHPTIAGVLLAFVIPFSGNNESTPSYKLQKALHVPIGYFIVPLFALANTGIVLNEGWLSQIVRPNGLGIITGLVLGKPLGILLFSGAMIKLTKVALPSNVGWKNLLGAAVLAGIGFTMSIFISNLAFTDDETTSYAKVAVLLASLVAAAVGLLILFNTKTQKTGKGKQRT encoded by the coding sequence ATGGAATGGACAAAGCTTTTTAAAGAGTTTTTTGACAGCGAAAAAATTGGCGGCGTATTGCTGGCTCTTTGCACGGCTTTGTCCTTACTGCTTGCCAACAGCGGCTGGGGTGAGACCTACGTTCATTTTTGGCACACGAAAATTGATCTTTCTTTTGCCGGTTTAGATCTCAACTATTCTGTTGAACAGTGGATCAACGACGGCCTGATGACCGTTTTCTTTCTGCTGGTTGGCTTAGAGATTGAACGCGAACTGTACGCAGGCGAATTGTCTTCTTTCAGTAATGCCATTCTTCCCGTTGTGGCGGCTATTGGCGGAATGGTTGTTCCTGCGTGCATTCATCTTTTGTTTAATGCCGGAACGGCCACACAAAGCGGCTTTGGCATTCCCATGGCTACCGACATTGCGTTTAGTTTAGGTGTGTTGGCGTTTGCAGGCAATCGGGTACCCTATTCCTTAAAAATATTTTTAACGGCACTTGCCATCATTGACGATATCGGCGCTATCCTTGTTATTGCCTTGTTTTACAACGCCGGAGTGCACTGGACGTATTTACTCATTGCCGCCGGAATTTTGGTCTTCCTTTTTTTGTTGAGCCGGTTGCGCATCAATTATCTTGCTTTTTATCTGCTGCCGGGACTTGTGCTTTGGTATTGCATGATGAAATCGGGCATCCATCCAACCATCGCCGGCGTGTTGCTGGCTTTTGTGATTCCTTTTTCGGGCAACAACGAATCAACGCCTTCCTACAAATTGCAAAAGGCTTTACACGTACCGATAGGATATTTTATCGTTCCATTGTTTGCCCTGGCCAATACGGGCATTGTTTTAAATGAGGGCTGGCTTTCGCAAATCGTGCGTCCAAACGGCCTGGGAATTATTACGGGACTTGTGCTCGGCAAGCCTTTGGGTATCTTGCTTTTTAGCGGGGCAATGATAAAACTTACGAAGGTTGCATTGCCTTCAAACGTTGGCTGGAAGAATTTATTGGGAGCGGCGGTGCTTGCAGGTATCGGCTTTACAATGTCAATTTTCATCTCTAACCTTGCCTTTACCGATGACGAGACAACGAGCTACGCAAAGGTTGCCGTGCTGCTGGCTTCGCTTGTAGCCGCCGCGGTGGGTCTGCTTATTTTATTCAACACAAAGACGCAGAAAACGGGTAAAGGAAAACAGCGAACCTGA
- a CDS encoding GNAT family N-acetyltransferase → MDATILTTRLLLGEIAENDHAFILELLNTKGWLQFIGDRKVRTKEEAVQYIKKILAIGTIKYWVVRLRDTKAAIGIVSFLKRDYLEHFDLGFAFLPQYEGKGYAFEAAGEVLKRARENHPIVLATTIAENKKSIALLLKLGFVFKEQVVNGKDRLHVYTTQETSKL, encoded by the coding sequence ATGGATGCAACAATTTTAACCACAAGGCTTTTGCTTGGAGAGATTGCGGAGAATGACCACGCTTTTATTCTTGAACTTCTGAATACAAAAGGCTGGCTGCAATTTATTGGCGACAGAAAGGTGCGCACAAAAGAAGAGGCCGTTCAATACATCAAAAAAATTCTTGCCATTGGAACGATTAAGTATTGGGTTGTGCGTCTTCGTGATACAAAGGCCGCCATTGGCATTGTTTCTTTTTTGAAGCGTGATTACCTGGAACATTTTGACCTTGGCTTTGCTTTTTTGCCGCAATACGAAGGCAAAGGCTATGCATTTGAAGCAGCCGGAGAAGTATTAAAAAGGGCAAGAGAAAATCATCCGATTGTACTTGCGACAACGATTGCCGAAAACAAAAAATCCATTGCTCTTCTTTTGAAATTAGGCTTTGTTTTTAAAGAACAGGTGGTGAACGGAAAAGATAGATTACACGTTTACACGACGCAAGAAACCTCTAAACTGTAA
- a CDS encoding App1 family protein has product MQTTGHTEETDKRSWKEFLLNLFRLTAKPTVKVYHGYGHDNCLTVFGHVFKLSPYPRKKYRQHFLRNTLALLRLFLIKPFAGADVQLEWKGKQHNAKTDADGFFKFEWNDEEPFECGWFPVNVIASVNKKQIASSTGRVYIPHTTQYVFISDIDDTFLISHSSNLRKRLWVLFTENARSRRPFEGVVRHYQLLAQSNTTEDAPNPFFYVSSSEWNLYEYILEFTAVNELPRGIFLLSQLKQFSQLLKTGQNNHGTKFTRIVRILQAFPHQRVILLGDSSQQDPYIYESIVQHYPKQVHAVYIRDVFQRNYEKVREVLNRIEASGVACLLFKHSDEAILHSVKIGLIAPSDAEKKLSAAQNEIPKMAQSF; this is encoded by the coding sequence ATGCAAACGACCGGCCATACGGAAGAGACTGATAAACGCAGTTGGAAAGAGTTCTTGCTGAACCTTTTCCGATTGACGGCAAAGCCAACGGTAAAAGTTTATCACGGCTATGGCCACGATAACTGCCTGACGGTGTTCGGGCATGTTTTCAAGCTAAGTCCTTATCCGAGAAAAAAATACCGGCAACATTTTTTGCGAAACACACTTGCCTTGCTGCGTTTGTTTTTAATAAAACCTTTTGCGGGTGCAGACGTTCAATTGGAGTGGAAAGGGAAACAGCACAACGCAAAGACCGATGCCGATGGCTTTTTCAAATTCGAATGGAATGATGAAGAGCCTTTTGAATGCGGCTGGTTTCCGGTGAACGTAATTGCTTCAGTAAATAAGAAACAAATCGCTTCTTCAACCGGCCGCGTTTACATTCCCCACACAACGCAATACGTTTTTATTTCGGACATTGACGACACATTTTTGATTTCGCATTCCTCCAATTTGCGCAAGCGTCTTTGGGTACTGTTTACAGAGAATGCAAGAAGCCGCAGACCTTTTGAAGGCGTGGTGCGGCATTATCAATTGCTTGCGCAAAGCAACACCACGGAAGATGCACCAAATCCTTTTTTTTACGTGAGCAGCAGCGAATGGAATTTGTACGAATACATTCTGGAATTCACGGCAGTGAATGAACTGCCACGGGGCATTTTTTTGCTAAGTCAACTCAAGCAGTTCTCGCAGCTTTTAAAGACCGGACAAAACAATCATGGGACAAAATTTACCCGCATTGTACGCATCCTCCAAGCCTTCCCGCATCAGCGTGTGATTTTGCTTGGCGACAGTTCGCAACAAGACCCTTACATCTACGAGTCCATCGTGCAACATTATCCAAAGCAAGTTCATGCGGTTTACATCCGCGATGTGTTTCAGCGCAATTATGAAAAAGTTCGGGAAGTTTTAAACAGAATTGAAGCAAGCGGCGTTGCCTGCCTTCTTTTTAAACACAGTGACGAGGCCATTTTGCACTCGGTGAAAATCGGCCTCATTGCCCCGTCCGATGCCGAAAAAAAGCTTTCAGCGGCTCAAAACGAAATCCCGAAAATGGCACAAAGTTTTTAG
- a CDS encoding CsbD family protein translates to MDNLEVKGRWNELKGKVKQAHGDLTDDDLKWEDGKDDEFYGRMQTKLGKTRDEFVHWLKSL, encoded by the coding sequence ATGGATAACTTAGAAGTAAAAGGCCGCTGGAATGAACTGAAAGGTAAAGTAAAGCAGGCCCACGGCGATTTAACCGACGATGATTTAAAATGGGAGGACGGGAAAGACGATGAGTTTTATGGCCGTATGCAAACCAAGTTGGGCAAAACCCGCGATGAGTTTGTGCATTGGCTAAAATCGTTGTAA
- a CDS encoding diacylglycerol/lipid kinase family protein, whose protein sequence is MHNNQTLLFVINPVSGGHEKKNWEKLIREAVKEPSINVDFYVQTGSNDKQAIQQRIEETKPTKVVAVGGDGTVKMVAEIVKESLVILGIVPAGSANGLARELDIPADLNEALNIILSGKEGKLDAIRINEEELCFHLSDAGLNALLVKYFGTYKGRGMWGYGRSLFKMFWNRRIMRVTVETDTDKVKRKAFMVALANAEKYGTGAVINPGGNVADGEFEIVVVRKIKLLEIMRAVTAHRNFNPKNIELFRTKKVVLTFQQKVPFQVDGEYRGKIAKIEARILPGIVNVMLPAPSSPKEEAAGA, encoded by the coding sequence ATGCACAACAACCAAACCCTATTGTTCGTCATTAATCCTGTTTCTGGCGGCCATGAAAAAAAGAACTGGGAAAAGCTGATTCGTGAAGCCGTAAAAGAGCCGTCAATCAATGTTGATTTTTATGTGCAAACCGGAAGCAACGACAAGCAAGCCATTCAGCAACGCATCGAAGAAACAAAGCCTACAAAAGTGGTGGCGGTGGGTGGCGACGGCACGGTAAAAATGGTGGCGGAAATTGTAAAAGAATCGCTGGTGATTTTGGGCATAGTTCCTGCCGGATCGGCCAACGGCCTCGCACGAGAACTAGATATACCTGCAGATTTAAACGAAGCACTCAACATTATCCTAAGCGGAAAAGAAGGCAAGCTCGACGCCATTCGCATCAACGAAGAAGAACTGTGTTTTCACCTGAGCGACGCCGGCTTAAATGCTTTGTTGGTGAAGTATTTTGGAACCTACAAAGGACGCGGCATGTGGGGCTACGGCCGTTCGCTTTTCAAAATGTTTTGGAACCGGAGAATCATGCGTGTGACCGTCGAAACCGATACCGATAAAGTAAAGCGCAAGGCCTTTATGGTGGCGCTTGCCAATGCGGAGAAATACGGTACGGGTGCGGTCATCAATCCCGGCGGCAATGTGGCAGATGGTGAATTTGAAATTGTGGTGGTGCGAAAAATAAAACTGCTTGAAATAATGCGAGCGGTAACCGCACACAGAAATTTTAACCCGAAAAACATTGAACTTTTCCGCACCAAAAAAGTAGTGCTCACCTTTCAGCAAAAAGTGCCGTTTCAGGTGGACGGTGAGTACCGCGGAAAAATAGCCAAGATTGAAGCACGCATTTTACCGGGCATTGTAAACGTTATGTTACCGGCTCCTTCATCGCCCAAGGAAGAAGCGGCCGGTGCATAG
- a CDS encoding pyridoxamine 5'-phosphate oxidase family protein — translation MEKHLQDKEALNKFKKLVEDIRVCMFITATNSDEHTRPMSTIKVEDDGTLWFFTDVRSIKVDEVTRERDVHLTYAHPGKESYLDVWGKASVVTDRQQIKEKWSPVVKAWFPKGDEDPNLALLKIKPADVYYWDAESGKMVQFFKMAVAAVTGNPAVADGKEGKLAM, via the coding sequence ATGGAAAAGCATCTTCAAGACAAAGAAGCACTCAATAAATTTAAAAAGCTCGTGGAAGACATTCGCGTTTGCATGTTTATTACCGCTACCAATAGCGACGAGCACACACGGCCCATGAGTACAATTAAAGTGGAAGACGATGGCACGCTTTGGTTTTTTACCGATGTCCGTTCGATTAAAGTGGATGAAGTAACAAGAGAACGTGACGTGCATCTTACCTACGCACATCCTGGCAAAGAAAGCTACCTTGATGTTTGGGGCAAGGCAAGCGTTGTTACTGACAGGCAACAAATAAAAGAAAAGTGGAGTCCGGTGGTAAAGGCTTGGTTCCCAAAAGGCGACGAAGACCCAAATCTTGCACTGCTAAAAATTAAGCCAGCCGATGTTTATTATTGGGACGCGGAAAGCGGTAAAATGGTTCAATTCTTTAAAATGGCGGTGGCTGCGGTAACGGGAAATCCAGCGGTGGCGGACGGTAAAGAAGGGAAGTTAGCCATGTAA
- a CDS encoding cysteine desulfurase family protein, whose translation MQETSFAKTKTEPATAATNVRIYFDNAATTALDKEVLEAMMPYLTEHFGNPSSIYSYGRETRLAVENARKSVAKNLGTKPANIFFTSGGTESNNTAIAASLRDLGCTHIITSPIEHHAVLHTVEHYGHAANVSYSFVELKDDGQVSLENLDEQLAEQTTSGKKCLVSLMHANNEIGVLLPIKKVGELCKKYGAIFHSDCVQTVGHYPMSLSELPVHFISAASHKFHGPKGVGILYVSDEVNIKPFIFGGGQERNMRAGTENVYGIVGFAKALEIALRDYEKTSAYISELKAYMTEQLQKNIGGVSFNCGPNSLYTVLSVCFPKTAKAEFLLMSLDMNNICVSGGSACSSGADAGSHVMKALHKTDDHVTVRFSFSKHNTKEEVDKVVEKLKELI comes from the coding sequence ATGCAAGAAACAAGTTTCGCAAAAACAAAAACAGAGCCGGCAACCGCCGCAACAAACGTCCGCATCTATTTCGACAATGCCGCAACAACCGCGCTTGACAAAGAAGTGTTGGAGGCCATGATGCCTTATCTCACCGAGCATTTCGGCAATCCGTCTTCCATTTATTCTTACGGACGCGAAACACGGCTTGCCGTTGAAAATGCCCGCAAATCGGTAGCAAAAAATTTGGGCACGAAGCCGGCCAATATTTTCTTTACCAGCGGCGGTACGGAAAGTAACAACACTGCCATTGCCGCTTCTCTCCGCGACCTCGGTTGTACGCACATCATCACATCGCCCATTGAGCATCACGCTGTTTTGCATACCGTTGAACATTACGGTCATGCGGCCAATGTTTCGTATAGCTTTGTTGAACTCAAAGACGACGGGCAAGTATCGTTGGAAAACCTGGACGAACAGCTAGCCGAACAAACAACAAGCGGAAAAAAATGTCTGGTGAGTCTAATGCACGCCAACAACGAAATTGGTGTGCTCTTGCCAATCAAAAAAGTAGGGGAGTTGTGCAAAAAATACGGCGCTATTTTTCATTCCGATTGCGTGCAAACCGTAGGGCATTATCCGATGAGCCTTAGCGAACTTCCGGTGCATTTTATCTCGGCGGCCTCGCACAAATTTCACGGGCCAAAAGGCGTGGGCATTTTGTACGTAAGCGATGAAGTGAACATCAAACCCTTCATCTTCGGTGGTGGACAGGAACGCAACATGCGTGCGGGCACCGAAAATGTTTACGGCATTGTGGGTTTTGCCAAGGCGCTTGAAATAGCCCTGCGCGACTACGAAAAAACAAGCGCTTACATTAGTGAGCTAAAAGCGTACATGACCGAACAATTGCAAAAAAATATTGGCGGTGTAAGCTTCAATTGCGGACCCAATTCACTTTATACGGTGCTGAGCGTTTGCTTTCCTAAAACCGCAAAAGCAGAGTTCCTTTTAATGAGCCTTGACATGAACAACATTTGCGTTTCGGGTGGTTCGGCTTGCAGCAGCGGCGCCGATGCCGGCTCGCACGTAATGAAAGCTTTGCACAAAACCGACGATCACGTTACCGTTCGCTTTTCGTTCAGCAAGCACAACACGAAAGAAGAAGTGGACAAGGTAGTGGAGAAGCTAAAAGAACTCATCTGA
- the glmM gene encoding phosphoglucosamine mutase codes for MALIKSISGIRGTIGGKPGESLTAIDVVKFSAAFGSIVSENRTEKTVPAKIVIGRDGRISGQMVNNLVVSTLISLGIDVIDLGLSTTPTVEIATKEEGADGGIILTASHNPREWNALKLLNKDGEFIDASVGAEVLRRAQAEDFGFAPVDKLGKHREDHSYLQKHLDLVLAYPLVNREAIAQKGFKVVVDCINSTGALIVPQLLYALGAVEVVVINGEVNGKFAHNPEPLPEHLTTLSNEVVKQNADFGIAVDPDVDRLCFVCEDGSMFGEEYTLVAVADYVLSKKVGNTVSNMSSTKALKEITQKRGGEYYPSAVGEVNVVSKMKVVDAVIGGEGNGGIIVPDFHYGRDALIGIALFLSHFATHNKGLKSFRNNYPDYFISKNKIELENGVNVPAIFDEIKKKYKNNPINTEDGLKIEFDTDWVHLRTSNTEPIIRIYAESNFETTAANIAKRLMADIKELKS; via the coding sequence GTGGCATTGATCAAGAGTATTTCAGGCATCAGAGGAACCATCGGCGGTAAACCCGGCGAATCCTTAACCGCAATAGACGTTGTAAAATTCTCTGCTGCATTCGGCAGCATTGTTTCTGAAAACCGTACCGAGAAAACAGTTCCAGCAAAAATTGTTATTGGCCGCGACGGCCGCATCTCAGGTCAAATGGTTAACAACCTTGTTGTTTCTACCCTGATTAGCCTCGGCATTGACGTGATTGATCTTGGTTTATCGACAACGCCAACGGTTGAAATTGCCACGAAAGAAGAAGGCGCTGATGGCGGCATCATTCTTACCGCCAGCCACAACCCGCGGGAGTGGAACGCTTTAAAACTTCTCAACAAAGACGGTGAATTCATTGATGCTTCAGTTGGCGCCGAAGTTTTGCGCCGTGCACAGGCTGAAGACTTCGGTTTTGCACCGGTTGATAAACTGGGAAAACACAGAGAAGATCATTCTTATCTGCAAAAGCACCTTGATCTTGTTCTTGCTTATCCGTTGGTGAACAGGGAAGCGATTGCACAAAAAGGATTCAAGGTTGTCGTTGACTGTATCAATTCCACCGGCGCTTTGATTGTTCCGCAGTTGTTGTATGCACTTGGCGCTGTTGAAGTCGTCGTCATCAACGGCGAGGTAAACGGAAAGTTTGCACACAATCCTGAACCGCTGCCCGAACATTTAACCACGTTAAGCAACGAGGTTGTAAAACAAAATGCCGACTTCGGCATTGCCGTTGACCCCGACGTGGACCGCCTTTGTTTTGTGTGCGAAGACGGAAGCATGTTTGGCGAAGAATACACATTGGTGGCTGTGGCCGATTACGTGCTGAGCAAAAAAGTCGGCAACACTGTGAGCAACATGAGCAGCACAAAGGCGCTCAAAGAAATTACCCAAAAACGCGGCGGTGAATACTATCCATCGGCGGTGGGTGAAGTGAACGTGGTGAGCAAAATGAAAGTCGTGGACGCCGTTATTGGCGGTGAAGGAAACGGCGGCATCATCGTGCCCGATTTTCATTACGGCCGCGATGCCCTCATCGGCATTGCGCTTTTTCTTTCGCATTTTGCGACGCACAACAAAGGATTGAAATCCTTCCGAAACAATTACCCCGATTACTTTATTTCCAAAAACAAAATCGAACTTGAAAACGGCGTCAACGTACCGGCCATTTTCGACGAAATAAAAAAGAAGTACAAGAACAATCCGATCAACACCGAAGACGGTTTGAAGATTGAATTCGACACGGATTGGGTGCACTTGCGCACGTCAAACACAGAGCCCATCATCCGCATTTATGCCGAGAGCAATTTCGAGACGACAGCGGCCAATATTGCCAAGCGGTTGATGGCAGACATAAAGGAGTTGAAGAGTTGA
- a CDS encoding SAM-dependent methyltransferase translates to MVAKDWYKSWFNSIYYHKLYFQRDEAEAQRFIQKLLAHLQPPADSRMLDVACGRGRHARFLASKGFDVTGIDLSHDSIAYAKQFETDNLHFFQHDMRLPSWINYFDYAFNFFTSFGYFATHREHDDAVRTIAQSLKPAGLALFDYLNVHYVEERLVHDEEKKVDGTTYRIHRWDDQDFFYKCIQVEDDELEKPLEFTEKVTKLSLGDFTEMLAYQKMQVTEVFGDYELNGYDVKKTPRLIVMAKKSSL, encoded by the coding sequence ATGGTTGCAAAGGATTGGTACAAGAGCTGGTTCAACTCGATCTATTATCACAAACTTTATTTCCAGCGCGATGAAGCCGAAGCACAACGCTTTATTCAAAAGCTGCTTGCTCATTTGCAACCGCCTGCCGATAGCCGAATGTTGGACGTGGCTTGCGGCCGTGGGCGGCATGCACGTTTCCTGGCTTCAAAAGGTTTTGATGTAACGGGCATTGATCTTTCGCACGACTCGATTGCGTACGCCAAACAATTTGAAACGGACAACTTGCATTTTTTTCAACACGACATGCGGCTGCCTTCGTGGATCAATTACTTTGATTACGCCTTTAACTTTTTTACCTCCTTTGGTTATTTCGCTACGCACCGCGAACACGATGATGCGGTACGAACAATTGCGCAGAGTTTAAAGCCGGCCGGCCTTGCGCTTTTTGATTACCTGAACGTGCATTACGTGGAAGAACGTCTTGTACACGACGAAGAAAAAAAAGTGGACGGAACAACGTATCGAATTCACCGCTGGGACGACCAGGATTTTTTTTACAAATGCATTCAGGTTGAAGACGATGAACTCGAGAAGCCGCTCGAGTTTACTGAGAAAGTGACCAAGCTTAGTTTGGGTGATTTTACCGAGATGCTGGCTTATCAAAAAATGCAGGTAACAGAAGTATTTGGCGATTATGAATTGAACGGGTATGATGTAAAAAAGACGCCGCGATTAATTGTGATGGCGAAGAAAAGCTCTCTTTAG